In Micromonospora sp. WMMD980, the following are encoded in one genomic region:
- the galE gene encoding UDP-glucose 4-epimerase GalE, with protein sequence MKVLIAGGAGFIGSTIASACLDAGITPVILDNLSTGRAEFVENRIFYRGDIADSALVDRIFAEHPDIEAAVHCAALIVVPDSVQHPLRYYRENVGKTVDFLDALVANGCGRFLFSSSAAIYQPGDDFAVDETSPVAATSPYGESKAMVERVLADSARAYPLRVISLRYFNPVGADPKMRTGLQLPRPSHVLGKMIESARTGTTFQVTGVDWPTRDGSGIRDYVHVWDLAQAHVEALRRFDTVLAGDRRYEVFNLGTGDGTTVRELLDAFTTVLGRPIPTVVAPRRPGDSAGTYTRSDRARHHLGWAPTLTLAEGIQHSLQWAELRDELLGPADDAVGAARVPAPR encoded by the coding sequence GTGAAGGTTCTGATCGCTGGCGGCGCCGGCTTCATCGGCAGCACCATCGCCTCGGCCTGCCTGGATGCCGGCATCACCCCGGTGATCCTGGACAATCTCAGCACCGGGCGGGCGGAGTTCGTCGAGAACCGCATCTTCTACCGCGGCGACATCGCCGACTCGGCGCTGGTCGACCGGATCTTCGCCGAGCACCCGGACATCGAGGCCGCGGTGCACTGCGCCGCGCTCATCGTGGTGCCGGACTCGGTCCAGCACCCGCTGCGCTACTACCGGGAGAACGTCGGCAAGACCGTCGACTTCCTCGACGCGCTGGTGGCCAACGGGTGCGGGCGGTTCCTGTTCAGCTCCTCGGCGGCGATCTACCAGCCGGGGGACGACTTCGCGGTCGACGAGACCTCCCCGGTCGCGGCCACCAGCCCGTACGGGGAGAGCAAGGCGATGGTCGAGCGGGTGCTGGCGGACAGCGCCCGCGCGTACCCCCTGCGGGTGATCTCGCTGCGCTACTTCAACCCGGTCGGCGCCGACCCGAAGATGCGCACCGGCCTGCAACTGCCGCGCCCGTCGCACGTGCTCGGCAAGATGATCGAGTCGGCCCGCACCGGCACCACGTTCCAGGTCACCGGCGTCGACTGGCCGACCCGGGACGGCTCGGGCATCCGCGACTACGTGCACGTGTGGGACCTCGCGCAGGCCCACGTCGAGGCGCTGCGCCGGTTCGACACCGTGCTCGCCGGCGACCGCCGGTACGAGGTGTTCAACCTCGGCACCGGTGACGGCACGACGGTGCGGGAGTTGCTGGACGCCTTCACCACAGTGCTCGGCCGGCCCATCCCGACGGTGGTGGCGCCGCGCCGGCCCGGTGACTCGGCCGGCACCTACACCCGCAGCGACCGGGCCCGCCACCATCTCGGCTGGGCGCCGACGCTCACCCTCGCCGAGGGCATCCAGCACTCGCTCCAGTGGGCCGAGCTGCGGGACGAACTGCTCGGCCCGGCGGACGACGCGGTCGGGGCGGCGCGCGTGCCCGCTCCGCGCTGA
- a CDS encoding Gfo/Idh/MocA family oxidoreductase, which yields MSEGRKLRAGLIGLGAMGRNHARVLSNLDGVELVGVVDPAGDVTGTLRAPVVPEVSDLIALGVDYAVVACPTALHEKVGLELAANGVCALIEKPLAQSVEAATKLVEAFEAAGLVAGVGHIERYNPALQSLRTRLEAGELGEVFQVVTRRQGPFPHRIADVGVVMDLATHDIDLTAWVTGREYTSVSAHTVSRSGRLHEDMVAVVGQLSDGTMVNHLVNWLSPLKERSTVVTGDKGCFVADTLTADLTFYANAAIDTEWEALRAFRGVAEGDMVRFAIPKREPLLVEHERFRDAVEGKESDIVTLRQGLRTVDVAGAVLRSATERVTVAIPPAARS from the coding sequence ATGAGCGAGGGACGCAAGCTGCGGGCCGGCCTGATCGGCCTCGGCGCCATGGGGCGCAACCACGCCCGGGTGCTGTCGAACCTGGACGGTGTCGAGCTGGTCGGCGTGGTCGACCCGGCCGGCGACGTGACCGGCACGCTGCGCGCGCCGGTCGTACCCGAGGTGAGCGACCTCATCGCCCTGGGCGTCGACTACGCGGTGGTCGCCTGCCCGACCGCGCTGCACGAGAAGGTCGGCCTGGAGTTGGCCGCCAACGGCGTCTGCGCGCTGATCGAGAAGCCGCTGGCCCAGTCCGTCGAGGCCGCCACGAAGCTGGTCGAGGCGTTCGAGGCCGCCGGCCTGGTGGCCGGGGTGGGGCACATCGAGCGCTACAACCCCGCCCTGCAGAGCCTGCGGACCCGGCTGGAGGCCGGCGAGCTGGGCGAGGTGTTCCAGGTCGTCACCCGGCGCCAGGGCCCGTTCCCGCACCGGATCGCCGACGTCGGCGTGGTGATGGACCTGGCCACCCACGACATCGACCTGACCGCCTGGGTCACCGGCCGGGAATACACCTCCGTGTCCGCGCACACCGTCTCGCGCAGCGGCCGGCTGCACGAGGACATGGTGGCCGTGGTCGGCCAGCTCAGCGACGGCACGATGGTCAACCACCTGGTCAACTGGCTGAGCCCGCTCAAGGAGCGGTCCACCGTGGTCACCGGCGACAAGGGCTGCTTCGTCGCCGACACGCTCACCGCGGACCTCACCTTCTACGCCAACGCCGCCATCGACACCGAGTGGGAGGCGCTGCGCGCGTTCCGGGGCGTGGCCGAGGGCGACATGGTCCGCTTCGCCATTCCCAAGCGGGAGCCGCTGCTGGTGGAGCACGAGCGGTTCCGCGACGCGGTCGAGGGCAAGGAGAGCGACATCGTCACCCTGCGGCAGGGCCTGCGGACCGTCGACGTGGCCGGCGCGGTGCTGCGGTCCGCGACCGAGCGCGTCACGGTGGCCATCCCGCCGGCGGCGCGGAGCTGA
- a CDS encoding DegT/DnrJ/EryC1/StrS family aminotransferase: MVGPHPEFIPPARPIIGEAEIEAAVRVLRSGRVVQGPEVAAFEEEFGDLVAGRHCVAVNSGTSALQLTLMALGFGPGDEVIVPSFSFAASGNAVRLVGAEPVFVDIEPGSFCVDPEAVAAAITPKTVGIMPVHLYGHPAAMDRIMEIAQRHGLAVVEDAAQAHGAELNGTPVGAFGTAGCFSFYPTKNMHSLEGGMITTADAELARTLRLLRNQGMEQRYANEIVGANMRMTDVAAAIGRVQLTQLADWTEQRRANAKFLDSAITGMVTPPVADGAKHVYHQYTVRVTGDRDAAQARLTELGIGNAVYYPTPIHRLKPYLTEAGTPGPWDLPETERAAAEVVSLPVHPSLTQSELERIAEGANLAGGAR, translated from the coding sequence ATGGTCGGGCCGCATCCAGAGTTCATTCCCCCAGCACGACCGATCATCGGCGAGGCCGAGATCGAGGCGGCTGTCCGGGTGCTGCGGAGCGGCCGGGTCGTGCAGGGCCCCGAGGTCGCGGCGTTCGAGGAGGAGTTCGGTGACCTGGTCGCCGGGCGGCACTGCGTCGCCGTCAACTCCGGCACCTCGGCTCTCCAGCTCACCCTGATGGCGCTCGGGTTCGGCCCCGGCGACGAGGTCATCGTCCCGTCGTTCTCGTTCGCGGCCAGCGGCAACGCGGTCCGGCTGGTCGGCGCCGAGCCCGTCTTCGTGGACATCGAGCCGGGCAGCTTCTGCGTCGACCCGGAGGCGGTCGCCGCCGCGATCACGCCGAAGACCGTGGGCATCATGCCGGTGCACCTCTACGGCCACCCCGCCGCGATGGACCGGATCATGGAGATCGCGCAGCGGCACGGCCTGGCCGTCGTCGAGGACGCCGCCCAGGCCCACGGCGCCGAGCTGAACGGCACCCCGGTCGGCGCGTTCGGCACCGCCGGCTGCTTCAGCTTCTACCCGACCAAGAACATGCACTCGCTCGAAGGCGGCATGATCACCACCGCCGACGCCGAGCTGGCCCGCACCCTGCGGCTGCTGCGCAACCAGGGCATGGAGCAGCGGTACGCCAACGAGATCGTCGGCGCCAACATGCGGATGACCGACGTCGCCGCCGCGATCGGCCGGGTGCAGCTCACCCAGCTCGCCGACTGGACCGAGCAGCGCCGCGCCAACGCCAAGTTCCTCGACTCCGCCATCACCGGCATGGTCACCCCGCCGGTCGCCGACGGCGCGAAGCACGTCTACCACCAGTACACGGTGCGGGTGACCGGCGACCGCGACGCCGCTCAGGCCCGCCTCACCGAGCTGGGCATCGGCAACGCGGTCTACTACCCGACCCCGATCCACCGGCTCAAGCCCTACCTGACCGAGGCCGGCACGCCGGGCCCGTGGGACCTGCCGGAGACCGAGCGGGCCGCCGCCGAGGTGGTCTCGCTGCCGGTGCACCCGTCGCTGACCCAGTCCGAGCTGGAGCGGATCGCCGAGGGCGCGAACCTGGCCGGGGGCGCCCGATGA
- a CDS encoding TetR/AcrR family transcriptional regulator → MTTEKRRAPAGAAVLRGEITSAIRAAVMQELAEVGYGRLSIEAVARRAGVSKTAIYRRWRSKLDLVLDMVSAVAGRNLPLLDTGSLLGDLEILLHVMARALRHRLAAQIIPDLLAEAARNPQIGEKLQAALDDYQQAVGRILIGRAVERGELSPDTDRRAAVDLIVGPIYWRMAISRASLKTAEVPRMAAAIVAALRVACVEPVRDEVEV, encoded by the coding sequence GTGACGACCGAGAAGAGGCGTGCCCCGGCCGGCGCGGCGGTGCTGCGCGGGGAGATCACCAGTGCCATCCGCGCCGCCGTGATGCAGGAGCTGGCCGAGGTGGGCTACGGACGCCTGTCGATCGAGGCGGTGGCCCGGCGGGCCGGGGTGAGCAAGACCGCCATCTACCGCCGCTGGCGTTCCAAGCTCGACCTGGTCCTGGACATGGTCTCCGCGGTGGCCGGGCGCAACCTGCCCCTGCTGGACACCGGAAGCCTGCTCGGGGACCTGGAGATCCTGCTGCACGTGATGGCGCGTGCGCTGCGTCACCGGCTGGCCGCGCAGATCATCCCGGACCTGCTCGCCGAGGCGGCCCGCAACCCGCAGATCGGGGAGAAGCTCCAGGCCGCGCTGGACGACTACCAGCAGGCCGTCGGCCGGATCCTGATCGGCCGCGCGGTCGAGCGCGGCGAGCTGTCGCCGGACACCGACCGGCGTGCGGCGGTCGACCTGATCGTCGGGCCGATCTACTGGCGGATGGCCATCTCCCGGGCTTCGCTCAAGACCGCGGAGGTGCCTCGGATGGCCGCCGCGATCGTCGCGGCGCTGCGGGTAGCATGCGTGGAGCCCGTCCGCGACGAGGTGGAAGTGTGA
- a CDS encoding ABC transporter permease, whose translation MANTAVADPESGLTRAQLAQRYGLRVAGERPPLAEYARRLWAYRHFMTAYSRAKVASSLSNTQLGQLWQVLTPLTNAAVYYLIFGVILSQHRNVSNFIAYLCTGVFIFMFTQTAVSNGTSAITSNLGLIRALQFPRAALPITVTLVQLQQLLMSMVVLAAIVLLTGEPLTFRWLFIAPTLVLQTIFNIGLSMVMARIGSKVTDLRQIMPFVMRTWLYASGVLYPVRLFRQHLPEWAANLLECNPPLVFIELARHALLDSHQQNLVSSPTKLWLLAAGWAVVVGIGGFVYFWRGEKEYGRG comes from the coding sequence ATGGCCAACACCGCGGTGGCCGATCCCGAATCCGGACTGACCCGGGCCCAACTGGCCCAGCGGTACGGGCTTCGGGTCGCCGGCGAGCGCCCGCCACTGGCCGAGTACGCCCGCCGGTTGTGGGCGTACCGGCACTTCATGACCGCGTACTCGCGGGCGAAGGTCGCCTCCTCGCTGAGCAACACCCAACTCGGCCAGCTCTGGCAGGTGCTGACGCCGCTGACCAACGCGGCGGTCTACTACCTGATCTTCGGCGTGATCCTGTCCCAGCACCGGAACGTGTCGAACTTCATCGCGTACCTCTGCACCGGTGTGTTCATCTTCATGTTCACCCAGACCGCGGTGTCGAACGGGACCAGCGCGATCACCAGCAACCTGGGCCTGATCCGGGCGCTCCAGTTCCCCCGGGCCGCGCTGCCGATCACGGTCACCCTGGTCCAGCTCCAGCAGTTGCTCATGTCCATGGTGGTGCTGGCCGCCATCGTGCTGCTCACCGGCGAGCCGCTCACCTTCCGGTGGCTGTTCATCGCGCCGACGCTGGTGCTCCAGACGATCTTCAACATCGGGTTGTCCATGGTGATGGCCCGGATCGGCTCGAAGGTCACCGACCTGCGGCAGATCATGCCGTTCGTGATGCGGACCTGGCTGTACGCCTCCGGCGTCCTCTACCCGGTCAGGTTGTTCCGGCAGCACCTGCCCGAGTGGGCGGCGAACCTGCTGGAGTGCAACCCGCCGCTGGTCTTCATCGAGCTGGCCCGGCACGCGCTGCTCGACTCCCACCAGCAGAACCTGGTCTCCTCCCCCACCAAGCTCTGGCTGCTCGCGGCGGGCTGGGCCGTGGTGGTGGGCATCGGCGGTTTCGTCTACTTCTGGCGCGGAGAGAAGGAGTACGGCCGTGGCTGA